From a single Nicotiana tomentosiformis chromosome 2, ASM39032v3, whole genome shotgun sequence genomic region:
- the LOC104121591 gene encoding phytochrome E isoform X1, with protein sequence MEFQSSSKTKRKARPTSHNLQNNKNSNKDSTFSSSAASNMNNNNNNNTSKATMAQYNADAKLMAEFEQSGVSGKSFNYSRSVLYAPQDNANEEEITSYLSRIQRGGLVQPFGCMLAIEEHTFKIIGYSENCFDMLGFKIAESSKLITLIGVDARTLFTPSSGASLAKAMTSREISLLNPIWVHSRSTHKPFYAILHRIDVGIVIDLEPANSSDPALLLAGAVQSQKLAVRSISRLQSLPGGDIGVLCDTVVEDVQKLTGYDRVMVYKFHDDNHGEVLSEIRRSELEPYLGLHYPATDIPQAARFLFKQNRIRMICDCNAQPVKIVQSEELKRPLCLVNSTLRSPHGCHAQYMANMGSISSLVMSVVINSSDLRKLWGLVVCHHSTPRYVPFPLRYACEFFMQAFGLQLYMELQLASQLAEKKTLQMQTLLCDMLLRDVPFGIVTQSPSIMDLVKCDGAALYYGGKCWLLGVTPTEAQVKDIAEWLLGTHKDSTGLSTDSLADAGYPGATLLGDEVCGMATARITSKDFLFWFRSHTAKEVKWGGAKHHPDDRDDGGKMHPRSSFNAFLEVVKSRSMPWDVPEINAIHSLQIIMRESIQEIENSSLKTMTSSQQNDADGPSMDELSSVAMEMVRLIETATAPIFGVDLSGLINGWNGKIADLTGLQASEAIGKSLINDIAHEDSHETVEKVLHRALLGEEDKNVEIKLRRFGKDPPKSVLYLVTNTCTSRDHKNDVVGVCFVAQDVTPEKAVMDKFIQLQGDYEAIVQSLNPLIPPIFASDGNACCSEWNAAMERLTGWTRYEILGRTLPGEVFGGLCRLRGQDAVTKFMILFYQAISGHDTKKLPFGFFNRTGEFVEVFLTANKRTDEHGNIIGCFCFLQPTLVDPEASDERQDNKDSLSKIKEFSYIRQQMKNPLNGIQFTHKLLEATCVSDNQKQLLETSEACEKQILSVIDNMDFGRIEDGLLSPGFSSKVELNMEEFVLGNVVDAIVSQVMILLKEKNLQLLHDIPDQIKTLPLYGDQIKLQLILSDFLLSIVHHAPSPDGWVEIKVLPGLKLIQDGNEFIHLQFRMTHPGQGLPAALIEDMSGGRNRGTTQEGIALNFSQKLVNMMNGHVRYVREENKCYFLIDLELKTGKSTQHGPDSDGTEKMEI encoded by the exons ATGGAGTTTCAGAGCAGCAGCAAAACCAAAAGAAAAGCAAGACCCACTAGCCATAATCTCcaaaacaacaagaattctaACAAAGATTCAACCTTTTCTTCCTCTGCTGCTAGTAAcatgaacaacaacaacaacaacaatactagCAAGGCAACTATGGCTCAGTACAATGCTGATGCTAAGCTCATGGCTGAGTTTGAACAGTCTGGTGTCTCTGGTAAGTCCTTTAATTATTCAAGATCAGTACTTTATGCACCTCAGGATAATGCCAATGAAGAAGAAATCACTTCTTATCTTTCAAGAATTCAAAGGGGTGGGCTTGTTCAACCATTTGGTTGTATGCTTGCTATTGAGGAACATACTTTCAAGATTATAGGTTACAGTGAGAATTGCTTTGATATGTTAGGTTTTAAGATTGCTGAGTCATCAAAGTTGATTACTTTGATTGGTGTTGATGCTAGAACCCTTTTCACCCCTTCTTCTGGGGCTTCATTGGCTAAAGCCATGACTTCTAGGGAAATCTCTTTGTTGAACCCTATATGGGTTCATTCTAGGAGTACCCATAAGCCTTTTTATGCTATACTTCACAGGATTGATGTGGGGATTGTGATTGATTTAGAGCCTGCTAATTCTAGTGACCCTGCATTGCTGCTTGCTGGGGCAGTGCAGTCACAAAAACTGGCTGTCCGGTCGATATCTAGGTTGCAGTCACTACCTGGTGGAGATATAGGGGTTCTGTGTGATACAGTGGTGGAAGATGTGCAGAAGCTGACTGGATATGATAGGGTGATGGTTTATAAGTTTCATGATGATAATCATGGTGAAGTTCTGTCTGAGATTAGGAGATCAGAATTGGAACCTTATTTGGGCTTGCATTATCCTGCAACAGATATCCCCCAAGCTGCCCGGTTCTTGTTCAAGCAGAACAGAATTAGGATGATATGTGATTGCAATGCACAGCCTGTTAAGATTGTTCAGAGTGAAGAACTAAAGCGGCCTCTCTGCTTGGTAAATTCGACTCTTAGATCACCTCATGGCTGCCATGCACAGTATATGGCCAACATGGGATCTATTTCATCGTTGGTGATGTCAGTAGTTATCAATAGCAGTGATTTGAGGAAGCTTTGGGGTTTGGTTGTTTGTCATCACAGTACTCCCCGCTATGTGCCTTTCCCACTTCGGTATGCATGTGAATTCTTCATGCAGGCATTTGGCCTGCAGCTTTATATGGAGCTCCAATTAGCATCACAGTTGGCGGAGAAGAAAACCCTCCAAATGCAGACCTTATTATGTGACATGCTTCTTCGAGATGTTCCATTTGGCATTGTAACACAATCCCCTAGTATTATGGATCTTGTCAAGTGCGATGGAGCTGCACTTTATTACGGTGGAAAATGTTGGTTGCTTGGGGTGACACCAACTGAAGCACAAGTTAAAGATATTGCAGAGTGGTTGCTAGGCACTCATAAGGACTCGACAGGTTTAAGTACGGACAGTCTTGCAGATGCTGGTTATCCTGGTGCAACTTTACTGGGAGATGAAGTTTGTGGCATGGCTACTGCGAGAATTACTTCCAAGGATttcctattctggttcaggtctcACACGGCAAAGGAAGTCAAGTGGGGAGGTGCTAAGCATCATCCAGATGATAGAGATGATGGAGGAAAAATGCACCCGCGATCTTCATTTAATGCCTTTCTTGAAGTGGTTAAAAGTAGAAGTATGCCTTGGGATGTTCCGGAGATTAATGCCATTCATTCTCTACAAATCATAAtgagagaatcaattcaagaaatcGAGAACAGTTCTCTGAAAACTATGACTTCTTCTCAACAGAATGATGCTGATGGTCCAAGCATGGATGAACTTAGTTCTGTGGCAATGGAAATGGTTAGGTTGATTGAGACGGCCACTGCTCCAATTTTTGGAGTTGATCTATCTGGCTTAATAAATGGATGGAATGGGAAGATTGCTGACTTGACAGGGTTGCAAGCTAGTGAAGCTATTGGAAAGTCTCTCATTAATGATATTGCTCATGAAGATTCACATGAAACTGTTGAAAAAGTTCTACATAGAGCTCTGTTAG GTGAGGAGGACAAAAATGTGGAAATAAAGTTGCGAAGGTTTGGGAAAGATCCACCAAAATCAGTTTTATACCTTGTGACTAATACCTGCACAAGCAGGGACCACAAAAATGATGTTGTTGGCGTGTGCTTTGTGGCTCAAGATGTCACTCCTGAAAAAGCTGTCATGGATAAATTTATTCAGTTGCAAGGAGATTATGAGGCTATTGTACAAAGTCTTAATCCACTGATTCCACCAATATTTGCTTCTGATGGAAATGCTTGCTGTTCGGAGTGGAATGCAGCGATGGAAAGGTTGACCGGTTGGACAAGATATGAGATCCTGGGGAGGACACTTCCTGGTGAAGTTTTTGGTGGTCTTTGTCGTCTTAGGGGACAAGATGCCGTTACCAAATTTATGATTCTTTTCTACCAAGCAATTAGTGGCCATGACACCAAAAAGCTTCCATTTGGCTTTTTTAATAGGACAGGGGAGTTTGTGGAAGTGTTCCTAACAGCAAACAAGAGAACTGATGAGCATGGGAATATAATTGGGTGTTTCTGCTTCTTGCAGCCTACACTGGTTGACCCAGAGGCATCGGATGAGAGACAAGACAATAAAGACTCCCTTTCAAAAATTAAAGAATTTTCTTATATCCGAcagcagatgaaaaatccattgAACGGGATCCAGTTTACCCATAAACTCCTTGAAGCAACCTGTGTTTCAGATAATCAGAAGCAGCTTCTGGAGACAAGTGAAGCCTGTGAGAAACAGATACTATCTGTTATTGACAATATGGATTTTGGAAGAATAGAGGATGG ATTACTTTCTCCTGGTTTTAGCAGCAAAGTGGAGCTAAACATGGAGGAATTCGTTCTAGGAAATGTTGTGGATGCTATTGTGAGTCAAGTAATGATTTTGCTCAAGGAAAAAAATTTACAACTGCTGCATGATATTCCTGACCAGATCAAGACTCTTCCTCTATATGGTGATCAAATTAAGCTTCAGCTTATTCTCTCAGATTTCTTGCTTAGTATAGTGCATCATGCACCTTCCCCGGATGGTTGGGTGGAAATCAAGGTGTTACCTGGTCTGAAACTCATACAAGATGGAAATGAATTTATCCATCTCCAATTCAG AATGACTCACCCTGGCCAAGGACTACCGGCTGCTCTAATCGAAGACATGTCTGGAGGAAGAAATAGAGGGACAACACAAGAAGGAATCGCGCTAAATTTTTCCCAGAAACTTGTCAATATGATGAATGGGCATGTCCGCTATGTCAGAGAGGAAAACAAATGTTATTTCCTAATAGACCTGGAACTCAAAACAGGGAAATCTACACAACATGGTCCAGATTCGGATGGAACTGAAAAGATGGAAATTTAG
- the LOC104121591 gene encoding phytochrome E isoform X3, translating to MEFQSSSKTKRKARPTSHNLQNNKNSNKDSTFSSSAASNMNNNNNNNTSKATMAQYNADAKLMAEFEQSGVSGKSFNYSRSVLYAPQDNANEEEITSYLSRIQRGGLVQPFGCMLAIEEHTFKIIGYSENCFDMLGFKIAESSKLITLIGVDARTLFTPSSGASLAKAMTSREISLLNPIWVHSRSTHKPFYAILHRIDVGIVIDLEPANSSDPALLLAGAVQSQKLAVRSISRLQSLPGGDIGVLCDTVVEDVQKLTGYDRVMVYKFHDDNHGEVLSEIRRSELEPYLGLHYPATDIPQAARFLFKQNRIRMICDCNAQPVKIVQSEELKRPLCLVNSTLRSPHGCHAQYMANMGSISSLVMSVVINSSDLRKLWGLVVCHHSTPRYVPFPLRYACEFFMQAFGLQLYMELQLASQLAEKKTLQMQTLLCDMLLRDVPFGIVTQSPSIMDLVKCDGAALYYGGKCWLLGVTPTEAQVKDIAEWLLGTHKDSTGLSTDSLADAGYPGATLLGDEVCGMATARITSKDFLFWFRSHTAKEVKWGGAKHHPDDRDDGGKMHPRSSFNAFLEVVKSRSMPWDVPEINAIHSLQIIMRESIQEIENSSLKTMTSSQQNDADGPSMDELSSVAMEMVRLIETATAPIFGVDLSGLINGWNGKIADLTGLQASEAIGKSLINDIAHEDSHETVEKVLHRALLGEEDKNVEIKLRRFGKDPPKSVLYLVTNTCTSRDHKNDVVGVCFVAQDVTPEKAVMDKFIQLQGDYEAIVQSLNPLIPPIFASDGNACCSEWNAAMERLTGWTRYEILGRTLPGEVFGGLCRLRGQDAVTKFMILFYQAISGHDTKKLPFGFFNRTGEFVEVFLTANKRTDEHGNIIGCFCFLQPTLVDPEASDERQDNKDSLSKIKEFSYIRQQMKNPLNGIQFTHKLLEATCVSDNQKQLLETSEACEKQILSVIDNMDFGRIEDGKVELNMEEFVLGNVVDAIVSQVMILLKEKNLQLLHDIPDQIKTLPLYGDQIKLQLILSDFLLSIVHHAPSPDGWVEIKVLPGLKLIQDGNEFIHLQFRMTHPGQGLPAALIEDMSGGRNRGTTQEGIALNFSQKLVNMMNGHVRYVREENKCYFLIDLELKTGKSTQHGPDSDGTEKMEI from the exons ATGGAGTTTCAGAGCAGCAGCAAAACCAAAAGAAAAGCAAGACCCACTAGCCATAATCTCcaaaacaacaagaattctaACAAAGATTCAACCTTTTCTTCCTCTGCTGCTAGTAAcatgaacaacaacaacaacaacaatactagCAAGGCAACTATGGCTCAGTACAATGCTGATGCTAAGCTCATGGCTGAGTTTGAACAGTCTGGTGTCTCTGGTAAGTCCTTTAATTATTCAAGATCAGTACTTTATGCACCTCAGGATAATGCCAATGAAGAAGAAATCACTTCTTATCTTTCAAGAATTCAAAGGGGTGGGCTTGTTCAACCATTTGGTTGTATGCTTGCTATTGAGGAACATACTTTCAAGATTATAGGTTACAGTGAGAATTGCTTTGATATGTTAGGTTTTAAGATTGCTGAGTCATCAAAGTTGATTACTTTGATTGGTGTTGATGCTAGAACCCTTTTCACCCCTTCTTCTGGGGCTTCATTGGCTAAAGCCATGACTTCTAGGGAAATCTCTTTGTTGAACCCTATATGGGTTCATTCTAGGAGTACCCATAAGCCTTTTTATGCTATACTTCACAGGATTGATGTGGGGATTGTGATTGATTTAGAGCCTGCTAATTCTAGTGACCCTGCATTGCTGCTTGCTGGGGCAGTGCAGTCACAAAAACTGGCTGTCCGGTCGATATCTAGGTTGCAGTCACTACCTGGTGGAGATATAGGGGTTCTGTGTGATACAGTGGTGGAAGATGTGCAGAAGCTGACTGGATATGATAGGGTGATGGTTTATAAGTTTCATGATGATAATCATGGTGAAGTTCTGTCTGAGATTAGGAGATCAGAATTGGAACCTTATTTGGGCTTGCATTATCCTGCAACAGATATCCCCCAAGCTGCCCGGTTCTTGTTCAAGCAGAACAGAATTAGGATGATATGTGATTGCAATGCACAGCCTGTTAAGATTGTTCAGAGTGAAGAACTAAAGCGGCCTCTCTGCTTGGTAAATTCGACTCTTAGATCACCTCATGGCTGCCATGCACAGTATATGGCCAACATGGGATCTATTTCATCGTTGGTGATGTCAGTAGTTATCAATAGCAGTGATTTGAGGAAGCTTTGGGGTTTGGTTGTTTGTCATCACAGTACTCCCCGCTATGTGCCTTTCCCACTTCGGTATGCATGTGAATTCTTCATGCAGGCATTTGGCCTGCAGCTTTATATGGAGCTCCAATTAGCATCACAGTTGGCGGAGAAGAAAACCCTCCAAATGCAGACCTTATTATGTGACATGCTTCTTCGAGATGTTCCATTTGGCATTGTAACACAATCCCCTAGTATTATGGATCTTGTCAAGTGCGATGGAGCTGCACTTTATTACGGTGGAAAATGTTGGTTGCTTGGGGTGACACCAACTGAAGCACAAGTTAAAGATATTGCAGAGTGGTTGCTAGGCACTCATAAGGACTCGACAGGTTTAAGTACGGACAGTCTTGCAGATGCTGGTTATCCTGGTGCAACTTTACTGGGAGATGAAGTTTGTGGCATGGCTACTGCGAGAATTACTTCCAAGGATttcctattctggttcaggtctcACACGGCAAAGGAAGTCAAGTGGGGAGGTGCTAAGCATCATCCAGATGATAGAGATGATGGAGGAAAAATGCACCCGCGATCTTCATTTAATGCCTTTCTTGAAGTGGTTAAAAGTAGAAGTATGCCTTGGGATGTTCCGGAGATTAATGCCATTCATTCTCTACAAATCATAAtgagagaatcaattcaagaaatcGAGAACAGTTCTCTGAAAACTATGACTTCTTCTCAACAGAATGATGCTGATGGTCCAAGCATGGATGAACTTAGTTCTGTGGCAATGGAAATGGTTAGGTTGATTGAGACGGCCACTGCTCCAATTTTTGGAGTTGATCTATCTGGCTTAATAAATGGATGGAATGGGAAGATTGCTGACTTGACAGGGTTGCAAGCTAGTGAAGCTATTGGAAAGTCTCTCATTAATGATATTGCTCATGAAGATTCACATGAAACTGTTGAAAAAGTTCTACATAGAGCTCTGTTAG GTGAGGAGGACAAAAATGTGGAAATAAAGTTGCGAAGGTTTGGGAAAGATCCACCAAAATCAGTTTTATACCTTGTGACTAATACCTGCACAAGCAGGGACCACAAAAATGATGTTGTTGGCGTGTGCTTTGTGGCTCAAGATGTCACTCCTGAAAAAGCTGTCATGGATAAATTTATTCAGTTGCAAGGAGATTATGAGGCTATTGTACAAAGTCTTAATCCACTGATTCCACCAATATTTGCTTCTGATGGAAATGCTTGCTGTTCGGAGTGGAATGCAGCGATGGAAAGGTTGACCGGTTGGACAAGATATGAGATCCTGGGGAGGACACTTCCTGGTGAAGTTTTTGGTGGTCTTTGTCGTCTTAGGGGACAAGATGCCGTTACCAAATTTATGATTCTTTTCTACCAAGCAATTAGTGGCCATGACACCAAAAAGCTTCCATTTGGCTTTTTTAATAGGACAGGGGAGTTTGTGGAAGTGTTCCTAACAGCAAACAAGAGAACTGATGAGCATGGGAATATAATTGGGTGTTTCTGCTTCTTGCAGCCTACACTGGTTGACCCAGAGGCATCGGATGAGAGACAAGACAATAAAGACTCCCTTTCAAAAATTAAAGAATTTTCTTATATCCGAcagcagatgaaaaatccattgAACGGGATCCAGTTTACCCATAAACTCCTTGAAGCAACCTGTGTTTCAGATAATCAGAAGCAGCTTCTGGAGACAAGTGAAGCCTGTGAGAAACAGATACTATCTGTTATTGACAATATGGATTTTGGAAGAATAGAGGATGG CAAAGTGGAGCTAAACATGGAGGAATTCGTTCTAGGAAATGTTGTGGATGCTATTGTGAGTCAAGTAATGATTTTGCTCAAGGAAAAAAATTTACAACTGCTGCATGATATTCCTGACCAGATCAAGACTCTTCCTCTATATGGTGATCAAATTAAGCTTCAGCTTATTCTCTCAGATTTCTTGCTTAGTATAGTGCATCATGCACCTTCCCCGGATGGTTGGGTGGAAATCAAGGTGTTACCTGGTCTGAAACTCATACAAGATGGAAATGAATTTATCCATCTCCAATTCAG AATGACTCACCCTGGCCAAGGACTACCGGCTGCTCTAATCGAAGACATGTCTGGAGGAAGAAATAGAGGGACAACACAAGAAGGAATCGCGCTAAATTTTTCCCAGAAACTTGTCAATATGATGAATGGGCATGTCCGCTATGTCAGAGAGGAAAACAAATGTTATTTCCTAATAGACCTGGAACTCAAAACAGGGAAATCTACACAACATGGTCCAGATTCGGATGGAACTGAAAAGATGGAAATTTAG
- the LOC104121591 gene encoding phytochrome E isoform X2, whose amino-acid sequence MEFQSSSKTKRKARPTSHNLQNNKNSNKDSTFSSSAASNMNNNNNNNTSKATMAQYNADAKLMAEFEQSGVSGKSFNYSRSVLYAPQDNANEEEITSYLSRIQRGGLVQPFGCMLAIEEHTFKIIGYSENCFDMLGFKIAESSKLITLIGVDARTLFTPSSGASLAKAMTSREISLLNPIWVHSRSTHKPFYAILHRIDVGIVIDLEPANSSDPALLLAGAVQSQKLAVRSISRLQSLPGGDIGVLCDTVVEDVQKLTGYDRVMVYKFHDDNHGEVLSEIRRSELEPYLGLHYPATDIPQAARFLFKQNRIRMICDCNAQPVKIVQSEELKRPLCLVNSTLRSPHGCHAQYMANMGSISSLVMSVVINSSDLRKLWGLVVCHHSTPRYVPFPLRYACEFFMQAFGLQLYMELQLASQLAEKKTLQMQTLLCDMLLRDVPFGIVTQSPSIMDLVKCDGAALYYGGKCWLLGVTPTEAQVKDIAEWLLGTHKDSTGLSTDSLADAGYPGATLLGDEVCGMATARITSKDFLFWFRSHTAKEVKWGGAKHHPDDRDDGGKMHPRSSFNAFLEVVKSRSMPWDVPEINAIHSLQIIMRESIQEIENSSLKTMTSSQQNDADGPSMDELSSVAMEMVRLIETATAPIFGVDLSGLINGWNGKIADLTGLQASEAIGKSLINDIAHEDSHETVEKVLHRALLGEEDKNVEIKLRRFGKDPPKSVLYLVTNTCTSRDHKNDVVGVCFVAQDVTPEKAVMDKFIQLQGDYEAIVQSLNPLIPPIFASDGNACCSEWNAAMERLTGWTRYEILGRTLPGEVFGGLCRLRGQDAVTKFMILFYQAISGHDTKKLPFGFFNRTGEFVEVFLTANKRTDEHGNIIGCFCFLQPTLVDPEASDERQDNKDSLSKIKEFSYIRQQMKNPLNGIQFTHKLLEATCVSDNQKQLLETSEACEKQILSVIDNMDFGRIEDGSKVELNMEEFVLGNVVDAIVSQVMILLKEKNLQLLHDIPDQIKTLPLYGDQIKLQLILSDFLLSIVHHAPSPDGWVEIKVLPGLKLIQDGNEFIHLQFRMTHPGQGLPAALIEDMSGGRNRGTTQEGIALNFSQKLVNMMNGHVRYVREENKCYFLIDLELKTGKSTQHGPDSDGTEKMEI is encoded by the exons ATGGAGTTTCAGAGCAGCAGCAAAACCAAAAGAAAAGCAAGACCCACTAGCCATAATCTCcaaaacaacaagaattctaACAAAGATTCAACCTTTTCTTCCTCTGCTGCTAGTAAcatgaacaacaacaacaacaacaatactagCAAGGCAACTATGGCTCAGTACAATGCTGATGCTAAGCTCATGGCTGAGTTTGAACAGTCTGGTGTCTCTGGTAAGTCCTTTAATTATTCAAGATCAGTACTTTATGCACCTCAGGATAATGCCAATGAAGAAGAAATCACTTCTTATCTTTCAAGAATTCAAAGGGGTGGGCTTGTTCAACCATTTGGTTGTATGCTTGCTATTGAGGAACATACTTTCAAGATTATAGGTTACAGTGAGAATTGCTTTGATATGTTAGGTTTTAAGATTGCTGAGTCATCAAAGTTGATTACTTTGATTGGTGTTGATGCTAGAACCCTTTTCACCCCTTCTTCTGGGGCTTCATTGGCTAAAGCCATGACTTCTAGGGAAATCTCTTTGTTGAACCCTATATGGGTTCATTCTAGGAGTACCCATAAGCCTTTTTATGCTATACTTCACAGGATTGATGTGGGGATTGTGATTGATTTAGAGCCTGCTAATTCTAGTGACCCTGCATTGCTGCTTGCTGGGGCAGTGCAGTCACAAAAACTGGCTGTCCGGTCGATATCTAGGTTGCAGTCACTACCTGGTGGAGATATAGGGGTTCTGTGTGATACAGTGGTGGAAGATGTGCAGAAGCTGACTGGATATGATAGGGTGATGGTTTATAAGTTTCATGATGATAATCATGGTGAAGTTCTGTCTGAGATTAGGAGATCAGAATTGGAACCTTATTTGGGCTTGCATTATCCTGCAACAGATATCCCCCAAGCTGCCCGGTTCTTGTTCAAGCAGAACAGAATTAGGATGATATGTGATTGCAATGCACAGCCTGTTAAGATTGTTCAGAGTGAAGAACTAAAGCGGCCTCTCTGCTTGGTAAATTCGACTCTTAGATCACCTCATGGCTGCCATGCACAGTATATGGCCAACATGGGATCTATTTCATCGTTGGTGATGTCAGTAGTTATCAATAGCAGTGATTTGAGGAAGCTTTGGGGTTTGGTTGTTTGTCATCACAGTACTCCCCGCTATGTGCCTTTCCCACTTCGGTATGCATGTGAATTCTTCATGCAGGCATTTGGCCTGCAGCTTTATATGGAGCTCCAATTAGCATCACAGTTGGCGGAGAAGAAAACCCTCCAAATGCAGACCTTATTATGTGACATGCTTCTTCGAGATGTTCCATTTGGCATTGTAACACAATCCCCTAGTATTATGGATCTTGTCAAGTGCGATGGAGCTGCACTTTATTACGGTGGAAAATGTTGGTTGCTTGGGGTGACACCAACTGAAGCACAAGTTAAAGATATTGCAGAGTGGTTGCTAGGCACTCATAAGGACTCGACAGGTTTAAGTACGGACAGTCTTGCAGATGCTGGTTATCCTGGTGCAACTTTACTGGGAGATGAAGTTTGTGGCATGGCTACTGCGAGAATTACTTCCAAGGATttcctattctggttcaggtctcACACGGCAAAGGAAGTCAAGTGGGGAGGTGCTAAGCATCATCCAGATGATAGAGATGATGGAGGAAAAATGCACCCGCGATCTTCATTTAATGCCTTTCTTGAAGTGGTTAAAAGTAGAAGTATGCCTTGGGATGTTCCGGAGATTAATGCCATTCATTCTCTACAAATCATAAtgagagaatcaattcaagaaatcGAGAACAGTTCTCTGAAAACTATGACTTCTTCTCAACAGAATGATGCTGATGGTCCAAGCATGGATGAACTTAGTTCTGTGGCAATGGAAATGGTTAGGTTGATTGAGACGGCCACTGCTCCAATTTTTGGAGTTGATCTATCTGGCTTAATAAATGGATGGAATGGGAAGATTGCTGACTTGACAGGGTTGCAAGCTAGTGAAGCTATTGGAAAGTCTCTCATTAATGATATTGCTCATGAAGATTCACATGAAACTGTTGAAAAAGTTCTACATAGAGCTCTGTTAG GTGAGGAGGACAAAAATGTGGAAATAAAGTTGCGAAGGTTTGGGAAAGATCCACCAAAATCAGTTTTATACCTTGTGACTAATACCTGCACAAGCAGGGACCACAAAAATGATGTTGTTGGCGTGTGCTTTGTGGCTCAAGATGTCACTCCTGAAAAAGCTGTCATGGATAAATTTATTCAGTTGCAAGGAGATTATGAGGCTATTGTACAAAGTCTTAATCCACTGATTCCACCAATATTTGCTTCTGATGGAAATGCTTGCTGTTCGGAGTGGAATGCAGCGATGGAAAGGTTGACCGGTTGGACAAGATATGAGATCCTGGGGAGGACACTTCCTGGTGAAGTTTTTGGTGGTCTTTGTCGTCTTAGGGGACAAGATGCCGTTACCAAATTTATGATTCTTTTCTACCAAGCAATTAGTGGCCATGACACCAAAAAGCTTCCATTTGGCTTTTTTAATAGGACAGGGGAGTTTGTGGAAGTGTTCCTAACAGCAAACAAGAGAACTGATGAGCATGGGAATATAATTGGGTGTTTCTGCTTCTTGCAGCCTACACTGGTTGACCCAGAGGCATCGGATGAGAGACAAGACAATAAAGACTCCCTTTCAAAAATTAAAGAATTTTCTTATATCCGAcagcagatgaaaaatccattgAACGGGATCCAGTTTACCCATAAACTCCTTGAAGCAACCTGTGTTTCAGATAATCAGAAGCAGCTTCTGGAGACAAGTGAAGCCTGTGAGAAACAGATACTATCTGTTATTGACAATATGGATTTTGGAAGAATAGAGGATGG CAGCAAAGTGGAGCTAAACATGGAGGAATTCGTTCTAGGAAATGTTGTGGATGCTATTGTGAGTCAAGTAATGATTTTGCTCAAGGAAAAAAATTTACAACTGCTGCATGATATTCCTGACCAGATCAAGACTCTTCCTCTATATGGTGATCAAATTAAGCTTCAGCTTATTCTCTCAGATTTCTTGCTTAGTATAGTGCATCATGCACCTTCCCCGGATGGTTGGGTGGAAATCAAGGTGTTACCTGGTCTGAAACTCATACAAGATGGAAATGAATTTATCCATCTCCAATTCAG AATGACTCACCCTGGCCAAGGACTACCGGCTGCTCTAATCGAAGACATGTCTGGAGGAAGAAATAGAGGGACAACACAAGAAGGAATCGCGCTAAATTTTTCCCAGAAACTTGTCAATATGATGAATGGGCATGTCCGCTATGTCAGAGAGGAAAACAAATGTTATTTCCTAATAGACCTGGAACTCAAAACAGGGAAATCTACACAACATGGTCCAGATTCGGATGGAACTGAAAAGATGGAAATTTAG